The nucleotide window TCAAGCTGGACGTCAAGCGCGAGCCGAACGATGGCTACTGGTCGGAAGTCTGGAACAACAAACCGTTCTGCACCAGCTACTGGGGCGGCCGTCCGACTCAGGACCAGATGTTCACCACAGCCTATCTGTCCACCGCGGACTGGAACGACACCCGCTTCAACAACGAGCAGTTCGACCAGATGCTGGTTGCCGCACGCGGCGAGCTGGACGTTGCAAAGCGGACGCAGATGTATGCTGACATGTCGATGATCCTGCGCGACGAAGGCGGCCTGATCTGCCCGATGTTCAACGACTTCGTCGAAGCGACCACCGACAAGGTCGACGGCTTTGTCGAAGGCATCCCGGGCCAGGTTCTGATGAACGGCTACGCCGCCAGCAAACTGTGGGTCAAAGCCTAAATGTCCCCGGTATTGAAACTTTTGGTTCAGCGCATTGCGCTGAGCCTCCTCCTCCTTTTGCTTATCTCGATGGTGATTTTCGCGGGCACGATGGTGCTGCCCGGCGATGTTGCCCAATCGATTCTGGGCCAGTCGGCGACTCCGGAAGCACTTGCCAACCTGCGGGCTGAGCTTGGGGTCAACGATCCGCCTGTGCAGCGCTATTTCGCCTGGCTGTTCGGCGCCATCCAAGGCGACCTGGGCACCGCGCTCACCAGCGGCCAGGATATTTCCGAGGCCCTCGCCAGCCGTTTCTGGAATACCCTGTTCCTGGCCTTCTGGGCAGCCGTCGTTGCTGTGCCCCTGGCCATTTTCCTTGGCCTGCTTGCTGTCCGCTTCAAGGACCGCTGGCCCGACAAGCTGATCTCCGGCGTCACCCTCGCCTCGATCTCCATTCCCGAATTCCTGATCGGCTACGTGCTGATGTACGTCATTGCGGTGCAGCTGCGCTGGTTCCCCTCTGTGGCGATGGTCAACGACAACATGAGCCTGTTTGAAAAGCTCAACGCCATCGCTCTGCCGATTGCCGTGCTGACCCTGGTGGTGCTGGCGCACATGATGCGGATGACCCGCGCGGCGATCCTGAACGTGATGCAATCGGCCTACATCGAAACCGCCGAGCTGAAGGGCCTCAACGCCTTTCAGGTGATCTACCGGCATGCCTTCCCGAACGCCATTGCCCCCATCGTCAACGTGGTGATGCTGAACCTCGCCTATCTGGTGGTGGGCGTCGTGGTGATCGAGGTGGTCTTTGTCTATCCCGGCATGGGCCAGTATCTGGTGGACCACGTGTCCAAGCGCGATGTGCCTGTTGTGCAGGCCTGCGGACTGATCTTTGCGGCCGTCTATATCGGCCTCAACATGATCGCTGATATCGTCGCCATCCTGAGCAACCCGCGCCTGAGGCATCCGAAATGAAGAATATCCCCATTTCCGCACTCATCGGGCTGTTCTTTACGGCCTTGTACTTTCTCGGCGCGATTTTCGCGCCGCTGCTGGCCCCCTATGGGGTTGGCGAAGTGGTCGGCGACGTCTGGGAACCCGCCAGCTCGGAGTTCCTGCTGGGCACTGACAACATCGGACGGGACCTGCTGACCCGGATGATCTATGGCGGCCAGACCACGATCTTCATCGCCACTGCAGCAACCCTGCTGTCCTTCACCACCGGATCCATCCTGGGCTTTATCGCCGCCGAGGCCGGCGGCTGGCTGGACCAGGCAATGTCGCGCTTTGTCGACCTGATCATGTCGATCCCGACGCTGATCTTCGCCCTGGTGGTGCTGTCGGTCATGCCGGTGACCATTCCGATTCTGATCGTCGTGATGGGCCTGCTGGACTCGACCCGGGTCTACCGGCTGGCGCGCGCGGTTGCGGTCGATATCGAGGTCATGGACTACGTCGAAGCCGCGCGGCTTCGCGGCGAGAAGACCTCCTGGATCATCTTCCGCGAGATCCTGCCGAACGCGCTGTCGCCGCTGGTCGCCGAAATGGGCTTGCGGTTCATCTTTGCGGTTCTGTTTGTCTCCACCCTGTCCTTCCTGGGCCTTGGCGTTCAGCCGCCGGCGGCCGACTGGGGCGGCATCGTGAAGGAAAACAAGGACGGGATTGTCTATGGCATTCCTGCGGCCCTGATCCCTGCCTTTGCCATCGCCACCCTGGCGATCTCGGTCAACCTGGTGGCTGACTGGGTGCTGAACCGGACCACATCGCTGAAAGGAGGCCGCGGATGAGCGATACCCTGTTGAAAGTCCGCGACCTGAAAATCGGCGCAACCGTCTATCCGCCGGGGGAACGCCCCCGCGACATCGAAATCGTGCACGGGGTCAGCTTTGACCTCGCGCCCGGAAAGGTGTTGGGGCTGATCGGTGAATCCGGTGCCGGCAAATCGACCATTGGCCTCGCCTCCATGGCCTATGGCCGCGGCGGCGTGAAGATCACCGGCGGCGAGGTCTGGGTCAACGGCCGCGACATCCTGAAGTCCAAGCTTGGCGACATCCGCAAGCTGCGCGGCGGCGAGGTCACCTATGTCTCGCAATCCGCGGCGGCCTCCTTCAACCCTGCCAAGAAGATCATGGACCAGGTGGTCGAGGCCGCGGTCGAGCAGAAGAAGTTCTCCCGCAAGCAGGCCGAAGCCCGTGCCCGCGCCCTGTTCGCCAAGCTGGGCCTGCCGGATCCGGACAACATCGGCGAGCGCTACCCGCACCAGGTGTCTGGCGGCCAGCTGCAGCGCTGCATGACCGCGCTGGCGCTGTGTCCTGAGCCGGATCTGGTGGTGTTCGACGAGCCGACCACCGCCCTCGACGTGACCACCCAGATCGACGTGCTGATGGCGATCAAGGAAGCGATCCGGGATACCGGCGTTGCCGCGCTCTACATCACCCACGACCTGGCGGTTGTGGCGCAGGTAAGCGACGACATCATGGTGCTGAAGATGGGCAACACGGTTGAATACGGCCCTGTCGACCAGATCATCAACAACCCGCAGGAGGAGTATACCCAAGCGCTGGTCTCGGTCCGCTCCATCGAGCATGAGGAAAAGGCTCCCACCGAGGAGCCGGTGCTGAGCGTGCGCAACATCACCGCCCGCTACAAGGGCACCAGCTTCGACGTGCTGCACAATGTGAACGTCGACCTGTACCCCGGCCAGACGCTGGCGGTGGTGGGCGAATCCGGTTCCGGCAAATCCACCCTCGCCCGCGTGATCACCGGCCTGTTGCCGCCGCGCGAGGGCGAGATCGAGTTTGCCGGCCGCACGCTATCGCCCGATCTCAAGGGCCGCAGCCGCGAGGACCTGCGCGAGCTGCAGATGATCTATCAGATGGCGGACGTGGCGATGAACCCGCGCCAGACCGTCGGCACCATCATCGGGCGCCCGCTGGAGTTCTACTTTGGCATGCGCGGCGCGGAGAAGAAGAAGCGGATCATCGAACTGCTGGATGAGATCGAGCTGGGCGAGAAGTTCATGGACCGCTACCCGGCGGAGCTGTCGGGCGGCCAGAAGCAGCGCGTATGCATCGCCCGCTCGCTGGCGGCCAAGCCCAAGATGATCATCTGCGACGAGGTCACCTCGGCGCTGGACCCGCTGGTGGCGGACGGCATCCTGAAGCTGCTCCTGGACCTGCAGAAGATCGAGGACGTGGCGTATCTGTTCATCACCCACGACCTGGCGACCGTGCGCGCCATCTCCGACAACATCGCGGTGATGTACCAGGGCAAGGTGCAGCGCTACGGCGGCAAGTCCAAAGTGCTGAGCCCGCCGTTCGACGATTACACCGACCTCCTGCTGAGCTCCGTTCCAGAGATGAAGCTCGGCTGGCTGGAAGAGGTGATCGCCCACCGCAAGATGGAAAGCGCCGGCAACTGAGTCCACCACAAGATGCAAAGCCCCCGCCCCAATGCGGGCGGGGGCTTTTTCTTTTTATACATACATGATTTTGTGATAATTTAACGGTGCAGGGAGAGTGCGGCGACATCAGCCGCAAGCAATAATACGATCACCGCGTGCGGCTGTTTTCATGCAGGTCTAACCCGAATACTCCGGGCAGTTTTGCGTTTCAGGCAGAACAGGAGGGGATGCCATGACGGATTGGGCTATTCACGGACAGGAAATCGGAAACTGCAACTGCAACCCGGGATGCCCCTGCCAGTTTTCCCAGCTGCCCACGGACGGCACCTGCGAGGCTTTGCTGACGTACCGCATCGACAAGGGGCATTACGGCAATGTCCAGCTGGACGGCCTGTTCGCCGCAGTGATCTATAAATGGCCAGGCCCCGTGCATGAGGGCGGCGGCCAGATGCAGATGATTATCGACGAACGCGCAACAGCCGAACAACGCGCAGCACTGGAAGCGATCATGACAGGCGAAGACACAGATGAGTTCGCCACGATGTTCTCTGTGTTCAGTCTGATGAGCCCGACCAAGCACGAGACGCTGAGCGCAGCAATTTCGCTGGATTATGACGCTGAGAGCGGCACCGGCCAGGCCAAGGTGGGCGGCTATGCAGAGACCAAGGTGCAGCCGATCCCGAACATTGTTTCCGGTGACCCGCATTTCGTCAGCATTGCGCTGCCCAAAGGCTTTGAATTTTCCGAGGCCACCATGGCGTGCGGCTCCACCCAGACCCGCAATGCAGCGATCAGCCTGGAAAAGAACAGCGGAACCCACGCCCATATCGCCGAGCTGCACCTGACCGGCAAAGGCGTAGAGCGCGCGGCCTGAGGCGGTCATGCCGCAGGTCCAGCAAGACACAGGGCCGGTGGAACGGCTGGCCCGCCACGACCAGGCGGTCGTGCTGGGCGCCGCAACCATGGTTGTCGTGCTGAGCGCACTCTACACCGTGCTCGGCACCGGCATGGACATGACTGCGGCCGAGATGACCAGGATGGCCGGCCCGGTCGGCGAGCCGATGCAAATGGGAACCGGCGCTCCGTGGACCGCAGGCTACGCCGGTCTGGTCTTCCTGATGTGGTGGATCATGATGATTGCCATGATGACACCCAGCGCCGCCCCCGTCCTGCTGCTGTTCACCGCCATCAAGAAAGCGGGCGCGCGTCCTGCACAGGCGCCGCTGCTCAGCCTCTTGTTCCTGTGCGGCTACCTGCTGGCCTGGGGCGCCTTTTCAGCCGCAGCCACCGCCTTGCAGTGGGGGTTGGAAACAGTTGGGCTGTCGGATGGCCCGATGATGTCGCTCAGCAGCCGTGCCCTTGCGGGTGCGTTGCTGCTGGCGGCGGGCGCCTATCAGTTTACCCCCTGCAAGCACGCCTGCCTCTCTCACTGCCGTATGCCGGTTCATTTTTTGACCGCGCATAACCGCACAGGCTTGGCTGGTGCTGTGCTGATGGGCGCCCATCACGGCGCGTATTGCCTGGGCTGCTGCTGGGCGCTGATGCTGCTGCTGTTTGCGGGCGGTATTATGAACCTGTACTGGATCGCCGGTATTGCCCTCTATGTGCTTGCCGAGAAGCACCTGGCACGCGCCAGGCCGGTCGTTCCGGCCACCGGTATCCTGCTGATGCTTGCCGGCGGCTACCTGATGGCTACCGCTTTCTGAACCGCGGCGGCCCTGCCCGCTCACCAGAATTTGCCGCTTTCAGACCATCCATTCGCTTTTTGAATGGCGCTTCAAGAAACTGACATCAAAATGGGGCACCGAAGCCATTGCAAGGCAAGAGGGATTCGGGCCATGGACAACAAACTTCTGCTTATCATTCTGGACGGCGTGCCCTGGCGCAACTTCCGGCGCCTGTTCGGAAACCTGGAAGGCTGGGTGGACAGCGGCGATGCCCGCGTCTGGAAGCTGCGCAGCGTGCTGCCGTCGATCTCTGCCAGCTGCTATGCCTCGATCCACACTGGCGTGGCCCCCGCCATCCACGGCTGCACCGGCAACGCCAACGTGTTCCGGCTGAAAGAAAAGGACGTGTTCAGCCAGGTGCGCGAGGCGGGCGGCGTAACAGGAGCCGTGGCGCACAGCTACTGGTCCTCTTTCTTCAACCGGCATCCGTTCGACTACGTGCGCGACATCGAATATGACGAGCCCGAAAGCAAGACAATCAACCACGGCCGGTTCCACACCATGACCGGCTACGGCAAGGACAACCAGATGACCCCGTCGGATGTCGATCTGTTCGGCACCCTGACCAACCTGTGCCTGCGGTTCGGCCTGGATTACGGCATGCTGCACACCTGCACACTGGACAGCATGGGCCACCGCTATTTCCACGACTGCCAGGAAATGGACCACGCCTGCTTTGTGATGGATGAGATGCTGGCCCCTTTCATCACCCGCTGGCGCGATCTGGGCTATGAGGTGATCGTCACTGCCGACCACGGCCAGGACGAGCGCGGCCACCACGGCGGCCGCAGCCCGCTGCAGCAGGAAACTGCGCTCTACTATTTTGGCGATGCCGACGGCCCCGACCACAGCGATGTCATCGACCAGCGCCAATTGGCCCCGGCCATCCTCCAGCGGCTGGGCGCGCCCATCGCGGAAACCATGAAGGCTGAACCGTTCCTGAAGTAACGCGGTTGCGGCGGCTGTGTGCTAGACTGCCCCTCAGCCGCCGTTTCCAATTGCCAGAAAGGATTGCCCGTGAAATCCCTTGTTACCGCCCTCTGCCTGCTAGCCGGCCCGGCTCTGGCCCGCGATACCTGCCACGATCTGTGGTTCACCAGAAACGCGCTGATCGACCGGGCCGGCTATTGCTTCGGCTCGCCGCTGGGCCAGGCCGTCTTTGACAACACAGGCTGCATCGGCAAGTCCGTCTCCCTGCCGCCGCAGGACGCGCGGACAGTGGCACAGGTCAAACAGATGGAGGCACGCATCGGCTGCCGGGTGAACAACCGGCAGACCTATCTGAACCTGGACGACCTGTACCTGCGTTATCAGCTGTGGGACCTGCCGGTGCATGACGAGTTTGAAGGCGCCTGCCTGGGCTGGCTGGGCCCCGTGATGGGCCTGCGGGCCGGACACCGGCCGGACGCCCCTCTGGTCGGGCAGATCAATCCCGGCGACTACATCAAGTTCTCCCATATCCCGGTTGGCAGCTGGACCTACGTCACCACCTCCGGCCCGGACTGGCGGTTCATCAGCGGCGGCTGGCTCGATACTTCGCTGTATGAGGAACAGTGCCGGGATTTTGCCGGTTAGGCGGGACTAGTCGTCATAAGCCCAGATTCCCTGCCCCAGCGCCTCGATCGCGATCGAGATCCTCTCGAAACTGTCACGGGCGCGGCTGACGCTGTGGCGGGCGCGCAGATAGCCATGGATCAGCCCCGGCTCGTTGATCCAATGCGCTTTGCCGCCGGCAGCGGCGATGCGGTCGCGGTAGTCACGCGAGTCATCGCGGACCGGGTCGCAATCCGCCGTCACCAGCACCGTAGGCGGCAGCCCCGAAAAGTCGCTGTCTGCCAGCGGCGCGAACCGCGGATCATCCTTCGGCGCCCCGCCATCCGCGCGAATATCCATATAGTAACGCACGTCCTCGCGGGTCAGCATCGGTGCCTGGGCGTGTTCGATATAGGACCCCTGGTCCATATCACCGCCAAAGACGCCATAGATCAGCACCTGACCCAGCAACGCATCGGTCCGGCCCCGGGCGTGGTGCGCCACCGCAGCACAGATGTTTGCCCCGGCGCTGTCGCCCGCCAGCACAATCCCCTTGCCATAGGTCTTTTCCGCCC belongs to Leisingera caerulea DSM 24564 and includes:
- a CDS encoding ABC transporter permease, whose product is MSPVLKLLVQRIALSLLLLLLISMVIFAGTMVLPGDVAQSILGQSATPEALANLRAELGVNDPPVQRYFAWLFGAIQGDLGTALTSGQDISEALASRFWNTLFLAFWAAVVAVPLAIFLGLLAVRFKDRWPDKLISGVTLASISIPEFLIGYVLMYVIAVQLRWFPSVAMVNDNMSLFEKLNAIALPIAVLTLVVLAHMMRMTRAAILNVMQSAYIETAELKGLNAFQVIYRHAFPNAIAPIVNVVMLNLAYLVVGVVVIEVVFVYPGMGQYLVDHVSKRDVPVVQACGLIFAAVYIGLNMIADIVAILSNPRLRHPK
- a CDS encoding alkaline phosphatase family protein codes for the protein MDNKLLLIILDGVPWRNFRRLFGNLEGWVDSGDARVWKLRSVLPSISASCYASIHTGVAPAIHGCTGNANVFRLKEKDVFSQVREAGGVTGAVAHSYWSSFFNRHPFDYVRDIEYDEPESKTINHGRFHTMTGYGKDNQMTPSDVDLFGTLTNLCLRFGLDYGMLHTCTLDSMGHRYFHDCQEMDHACFVMDEMLAPFITRWRDLGYEVIVTADHGQDERGHHGGRSPLQQETALYYFGDADGPDHSDVIDQRQLAPAILQRLGAPIAETMKAEPFLK
- a CDS encoding DUF1326 domain-containing protein gives rise to the protein MTDWAIHGQEIGNCNCNPGCPCQFSQLPTDGTCEALLTYRIDKGHYGNVQLDGLFAAVIYKWPGPVHEGGGQMQMIIDERATAEQRAALEAIMTGEDTDEFATMFSVFSLMSPTKHETLSAAISLDYDAESGTGQAKVGGYAETKVQPIPNIVSGDPHFVSIALPKGFEFSEATMACGSTQTRNAAISLEKNSGTHAHIAELHLTGKGVERAA
- a CDS encoding alpha/beta hydrolase, yielding MDYERLIDEETWDFIQKTGELYPDDAVEMSIDEQRRIYDCMAREFRAPRPDFVTIKDTRAGGVPVRIYSAGDPTRTVLFCHGGGFVVGGLDSHDDICAEICAQTGYRVVAVDYRLAPEHKHPAGFEDAWTVLTWAEKTYGKGIVLAGDSAGANICAAVAHHARGRTDALLGQVLIYGVFGGDMDQGSYIEHAQAPMLTREDVRYYMDIRADGGAPKDDPRFAPLADSDFSGLPPTVLVTADCDPVRDDSRDYRDRIAAAGGKAHWINEPGLIHGYLRARHSVSRARDSFERISIAIEALGQGIWAYDD
- a CDS encoding DUF2182 domain-containing protein gives rise to the protein MPQVQQDTGPVERLARHDQAVVLGAATMVVVLSALYTVLGTGMDMTAAEMTRMAGPVGEPMQMGTGAPWTAGYAGLVFLMWWIMMIAMMTPSAAPVLLLFTAIKKAGARPAQAPLLSLLFLCGYLLAWGAFSAAATALQWGLETVGLSDGPMMSLSSRALAGALLLAAGAYQFTPCKHACLSHCRMPVHFLTAHNRTGLAGAVLMGAHHGAYCLGCCWALMLLLFAGGIMNLYWIAGIALYVLAEKHLARARPVVPATGILLMLAGGYLMATAF
- a CDS encoding ABC transporter permease, yielding MKNIPISALIGLFFTALYFLGAIFAPLLAPYGVGEVVGDVWEPASSEFLLGTDNIGRDLLTRMIYGGQTTIFIATAATLLSFTTGSILGFIAAEAGGWLDQAMSRFVDLIMSIPTLIFALVVLSVMPVTIPILIVVMGLLDSTRVYRLARAVAVDIEVMDYVEAARLRGEKTSWIIFREILPNALSPLVAEMGLRFIFAVLFVSTLSFLGLGVQPPAADWGGIVKENKDGIVYGIPAALIPAFAIATLAISVNLVADWVLNRTTSLKGGRG
- a CDS encoding ABC transporter ATP-binding protein, encoding MSDTLLKVRDLKIGATVYPPGERPRDIEIVHGVSFDLAPGKVLGLIGESGAGKSTIGLASMAYGRGGVKITGGEVWVNGRDILKSKLGDIRKLRGGEVTYVSQSAAASFNPAKKIMDQVVEAAVEQKKFSRKQAEARARALFAKLGLPDPDNIGERYPHQVSGGQLQRCMTALALCPEPDLVVFDEPTTALDVTTQIDVLMAIKEAIRDTGVAALYITHDLAVVAQVSDDIMVLKMGNTVEYGPVDQIINNPQEEYTQALVSVRSIEHEEKAPTEEPVLSVRNITARYKGTSFDVLHNVNVDLYPGQTLAVVGESGSGKSTLARVITGLLPPREGEIEFAGRTLSPDLKGRSREDLRELQMIYQMADVAMNPRQTVGTIIGRPLEFYFGMRGAEKKKRIIELLDEIELGEKFMDRYPAELSGGQKQRVCIARSLAAKPKMIICDEVTSALDPLVADGILKLLLDLQKIEDVAYLFITHDLATVRAISDNIAVMYQGKVQRYGGKSKVLSPPFDDYTDLLLSSVPEMKLGWLEEVIAHRKMESAGN
- a CDS encoding DUF4453 domain-containing protein, whose translation is MKSLVTALCLLAGPALARDTCHDLWFTRNALIDRAGYCFGSPLGQAVFDNTGCIGKSVSLPPQDARTVAQVKQMEARIGCRVNNRQTYLNLDDLYLRYQLWDLPVHDEFEGACLGWLGPVMGLRAGHRPDAPLVGQINPGDYIKFSHIPVGSWTYVTTSGPDWRFISGGWLDTSLYEEQCRDFAG